A DNA window from Eremothecium cymbalariae DBVPG#7215 chromosome 3, complete sequence contains the following coding sequences:
- the NNT1 gene encoding S-adenosylmethionine-dependent methyltransferase (similar to Ashbya gossypii AGR284W) has translation MDVEEKDIIGDSGGLFAEPEDFYGSQPECHFTKYVREEISESSKSKVKEVAVRLVGSSPLWGHILWNSGIYTAKHLDKHVEECKNKCVLELGAAGALPSLISGLIGANKVVCTDYPDADLISNMQYNVDHALYSGESLSRDSMLLKKQLGERNVIVEGYIWGNDYSNLVKHLPGGQNKFDLIILSDLVFNHTEHHKLLRTTKDLLADDGKALVVFSPHRPWLLEKDLGFFETAKEYSLKSELIEIAHWRPMFEQDPGSEEIRSRVYAYYLIHDT, from the coding sequence ATGGATGTTGAGGAGAAGGATATAATTGGTGATTCTGGAGGGCTATTTGCAGAGCCGGAGGATTTTTATGGGTCGCAGCCGGAATGCcattttacaaaatatGTCAGAGAAGAAATCAGTGAAAGTTCGAAGAGTAAAGTCAAGGAGGTTGCTGTACGTTTAGTTGGTTCTTCGCCCTTATGGGGCCATATTTTGTGGAATTCTGGGATATACACAGCCAAACATCTGGATAAGCATGTTGAAGAATGCAAGAATAAATGTGTTTTGGAATTGGGGGCCGCTGGGGCATTACCTTCGTTAATTTCAGGGTTAATTGGAGCGAATAAGGTTGTATGCACTGATTATCCAGATGCAGATTTGATCAGTAACATGCAGTATAATGTGGATCATGCACTTTATTCGGGAGAGAGtttgtcacgtgacagTATGCTTCTTAAGAAACAATTGGGAGAACGGAATGTCATTGTTGAAGGTTATATTTGGGGCAATGATTATTCTAATTTGGTTAAACATCTTCCAGGAGGTCAAAATAAGtttgatttaataattttgaGCGATCTTGTGTTCAACCATACGGAACATCATAAGTTGTTGCGCACAACTAAAGACTTATTGGCGGACGACGGTAAAGCACTTGTGGTATTTTCTCCACATAGGCCATGGTTGTTAGAGAAAGATCTTGGATTCTTTGAGACAGCGAAAGAGTATAGTTTGAAGTCTGAATTAATTGAGATTGCACATTGGAGACCAATGTTTGAACAGGATCCCGGTTCTGAGGAGATCAGATCTAGAGTATATGCCTATTACTTGATACATGATACTTGA
- the CTS1 gene encoding chitinase (similar to Saccharomyces cerevisiae YLR286C CTS1), translating into MKSCFMFVLMLLHAFSALAFNINSNDNVAVYWGQASAGSQEPLASYCESESVDIVLLSFLYEFPNNIKLNFASSCDNELQNGMQNCPELSRDIIKCQSLGKKVFLSLGGAVGNHGFANDQEAESFAVTLWNMFGEGNGAARPFGSAIVDGFDLDIENRSSIGYATLVKTLRQLASSSSKRYYISAASQCPYPDESLGDMLANSFIDFLFIQFYNNNCAIDQNFNFPTWVEYAETISPNPDIKLYIGLPASSTASASGYVSDLHKLGSIIVQAAKSHSFGGIMLWDASQGFKNQINGRSYIDQMKYILRNEVSWPHIAGGSIAIKSASSEWPSKFTTLCPTGKPVSKQETPTPSTTMKTTIKEAAPETSAPTFITSEAALEKSKSTSSVTTEVDPEPATASEVAPEKSTLTSKTTSEAAPKTTIIKGSDTPCSKNQKISKSADFTSSLTSSTSSVSRPSGVLIMASDPAAAIPVTLPTATVKALNAQYGAGLYNGKYTCEDGEIACSADGSIAICSYGTWDIRVCAAGTTCYAYYDTKGQVFTSCNFSSLKKDFT; encoded by the coding sequence ATGAAATCGTGTTTCATGTTTGTTTTAATGCTACTGCATGCATTTTCTGCCCTAGCTTTTAATATAAACTCAAATGATAACGTTGCTGTTTATTGGGGTCAGGCATCTGCAGGAAGTCAAGAACCCTTAGCCAGTTATTGTGAATCGGAATCAGTTGATATTGTGTTACTTTCCTTCTTGTACGAGTTTCCTAATAATATTAAGCTAAACTTTGCCTCCAGTTGTGATAACGAACTCCAGAATGGAATGCAGAATTGTCCTGAACTTTCTAGGGATATTATTAAGTGTCAGTCATTAGGAAAGAAGGTTTTTCTGTCTCTAGGCGGTGCTGTCGGAAACCATGGATTTGCAAATGACCAAGAAGCTGAGTCCTTTGCCGTTACCTTGTGGAATATGTTTGGGGAAGGAAATGGTGCTGCTAGACCATTTGGATCTGCTATCGTAGATGGCTTTGATcttgatattgaaaatagGAGCTCCATTGGTTATGCTACTTTAGTGAAAACTTTAAGACAACTTGCTTCTTCAAGCTCTAAACGGTACTATATATCAGCAGCTTCGCAATGCCCTTATCCAGATGAATCCCTCGGAGATATGTTAGCCAATTCATTTATCGACTTTTTATTCATCCAGTTCTACAACAATAATTGTGCAATCGATCAAAACTTTAACTTCCCCACCTGGGTGGAGTATGCTGAAACCATCTCTCCAAACCCAGATATAAAGTTGTATATTGGCCTGCCCGCTTCTTCCACTGCTTCTGCTTCGGGATACGTATCAGATCTGCACAAGCTAGGCTCAATAATCGTGCAAGCGGCTAAATCTCATAGTTTCGGTGGTATTATGTTGTGGGATGCCTCTCAGGGTTTTAAGAATCAAATTAATGGCAGGAGTTACATTGACCAGATGAAATATATCTTGAGGAATGAGGTCAGCTGGCCTCACATTGCTGGTGGTAGTATAGCTATTAAATCAGCTTCTTCTGAGTGGCCCTCTAAATTTACTACGTTGTGTCCTACAGGAAAGCCGGTGTCGAAACAAGAAACTCCGACACCATCGACGACAATGAAGACCACTATTAAGGAAGCAGCTCCAGAAACATCCGCACCAACATTCATAACCAGCGAAGCTGCTCTGGAAAAATCGAAATCAACATCATCGGTTACTACCGAAGTTGATCCTGAACCTGCCACTGCCAGTGAAGTTGCTCCAGAAAAATCGACATTAACATCAAAGACTACCTCTGAGGCCGCTCCTAAAACAACAATCATAAAAGGGTCAGATACCCCCTGTtccaaaaatcaaaagattTCTAAGTCCGCTGATTTCACCAGTTCCCTGACCTCATCAACTAGTAGCGTTTCGAGACCATCAGGTGTTCTTATTATGGCATCTGACCCAGCTGCTGCTATTCCAGTCACTTTGCCAACGGCTACAGTGAAGGCATTGAATGCGCAATATGGAGCTGGTCTATATAATGGGAAGTATACATGTGAAGATGGAGAAATAGCCTGTTCAGCAGACGGTTCTATTGCCATCTGTAGCTATGGGACCTGGGATATAAGAGTATGTGCTGCTGGAACCACTTGCTATGCGTATTATGATACCAAAGGTCAAGTATTTACCAGTTGTAACTTCTCCAGCTTAAAGAAGGATTTCACCTAA
- a CDS encoding 40S ribosomal protein eS30 (similar to Ashbya gossypii AGR287C) has product MGKVHGSLARAGKVKSQTPKVEKQEKPKSPKGRAYKRMLYTRRFVNVTLTNGKRKMNSNQPSQ; this is encoded by the exons ATG GGTAAGGTTCACGGTTCCCTAGCTCGTGCTGGTAAGGTTAAGTCTCAAACTCCAAAGGTTGAGAAGCAGGAGAAGCCAAAGTCTCCAAAGGGTAGAGCTTACAAGAGAATGTTGTACACCAGAAGATTCGTTAATGTTACTTTGACCAACGGTAAGAGAAAGATGAACTCTAACCAACCTTCTCAATAG
- a CDS encoding uncharacterized protein (similar to Ashbya gossypii AGR286C), whose protein sequence is MVEDLNLMLGSFSERFPYNTTKSLHDIKSSTQLKDSTPLIELGKLAKLLKAQITKAAILSQKSRIAGNETVLTKQLHELEQSLFYLLSLFPKFHLSGDYASYLLKQLDETVLALVQCMQQIYVEIKEGNENLLSVGKLWSLCDELLSISEEGNLGLLKKHISSSTKLVNDTILEIHDWLEDPILEQDDPFGLDGSSGEDNDGADTDRNVCEVASKEMVEFVQKLERKLKLIKLLLGSFNKSVEVEKSHSRAAVEIFDKLNTMHHDIVPQIDEFVSSIFMLGADFDPEDGDIIEELNKLNTSMKQLCKLVRKLNFKNPMKNKWLENWEAQWQKL, encoded by the coding sequence ATGGTTGAGGATCTAAACCTAATGTTGGGCTCCTTCTCTGAGCGGTTTCCATACAATACAACAAAGTCGTTGCATGATATTAAATCTAGTACTCAGCTTAAGGATTCCACTCCGCTTATTGAGTTAGGAAAGCTGGCCAAGTTGCTTAAGGCACAGATAACAAAGGCAGCAATCTTGTCACAAAAGTCTCGGATCGCGGGGAACGAGACGGTACTTACCAAGCAACTGCATGAACTAGAACAATCGTTGTTTTACTTGCTGTCTTTGTTTCCCAAGTTCCATCTTTCGGGCGACTATGCATCGTATTTATTGAAACAGTTGGACGAAACGGTACTTGCGCTGGTGCAGTGCATGCAGCAAATATATGTTGAAATTAAAGAGGGTAATGAAAACTTGCTAAGTGTGGGTAAACTATGGTCCCTTTGTGATGAACTGCTGTCGATTTCAGAAGAGGGCAATTTGGGACTACTGAAAAAGCATATATCTAGTTCAACCAAGTTGGTCAACGATACGATTCTGGAGATACATGATTGGCTTGAAGATCCAATTTTGGAACAGGATGATCCCTTTGGTCTAGACGGTTCTAGTGGGGAAGATAATGATGGTGCTGATACTGATCGGAATGTCTGTGAGGTTGCATCAAAAGAAATGGTAGAGTTTGTACAAAAGTTGGAAAGGAAACTCAAACTCATAAAGTTATTGCTTGGGTCGTTTAATAAAAGCGTGGAGGTCGAAAAATCGCATTCTAGAGCTGCTGTAGAGATATTCGATAAGCTCAATACTATGCATCATGATATTGTACCTCAAATAGATGAGTTTGTATCCTCAATATTTATGTTGGGTGCTGATTTTGATCCAGAGGATGGGGATATAATTGAAGAGCTAAATAAGCTAAACACATCGATGAAACAATTGTGTAAACTGGTTAGGAAGctaaattttaaaaacccAATGAAAAATAAGTGGCTTGAGAATTGGGAAGCCCAATGGCAAAAACTATGA
- the MEC3 gene encoding Mec3p (similar to Ashbya gossypii AGR289C), whose protein sequence is MKLKLVINSNNDDYKLFKTTMTTVAQLRKTAILRFTSNRLVVISTPRTVSSGAVLTGDQGQLWCTIPKDVFLLYNIASIREENTIAMECQCDSLVSVLKRYDRCNHGDLTIKLQSMPEWNPAKVTNNQDHEDNADNNKSNGHQKNPICALGCTFSEYLDLQETSKIVSHSFKVGVRLLYNSQDAKIQEPMVNYTKLLMFQLPPVNGEYGSKFSNFIKRLDRYVTLNHLIIYGDRNAGNDGGGHLRLLVHELYWKLDVQWCGPLETIETNDASNGGEQQGQKHALPATLSRRNSALQRHGESMRIDDSEVDGDRFSFSHDSLDDTTNPTTADTAEDYKNKVFIKAKDWKVCSKLYESFEEVVLAISHDESCVLHCSLDRGTVDESPDQPRERGQIIYYMARSKPL, encoded by the coding sequence ATGAAGCTGAAGCTGGTAATTAActctaataatgatgattaCAAATTGTTTAAAACTACAATGACGACTGTAGCACAGCTACGGAAAACTGCGATTTTAAGATTTACATCTAATAGGCTGGTGGTGATTTCGACACCGAGAACGGTATCAAGTGGCGCTGTATTAACTGGAGATCAAGGACAATTGTGGTGCACGATACCTAAGGATGTGTTTTTATTGTATAATATTGCTTCTATTCGTGAAGAGAATACTATTGCGATGGAATGTCAATGTGACTCGCTGGTTAGTGTTTTAAAAAGGTACGATAGATGTAATCATGGTGATTTGACAATCAAGTTACAGAGTATGCCTGAATGGAATCCTGCTAAGGTAACTAACAATCAAGATCATGAGGATAATGCAGATAATAACAAAAGTAATGGGCATCAAAAGAATCCTATATGTGCGTTAGGATGCACGTTTAGTGAATATTTAGATTTGCAAGAGACAAGCAAGATTGTATCGCACTCTTTTAAGGTAGGAGTCAGGTTGCTTTATAATAGTCAAGATGCTAAAATTCAAGAACCAATGGTTAATTATACCAAGTTACTCATGTTTCAACTGCCGCCAGTAAACGGGGAATATGGCAGTAAATTTTCGAATTTTATTAAACGTCTAGATCGTTATGTCACGCTTAATCATCTGATCATATATGGTGATCGTAATGCCGGTAATGATGGAGGAGGCCATCTGAGGCTTCTAGTGCATGAATTGTATTGGAAATTGGATGTGCAGTGGTGTGGTCCTTTGGAAACAATAGAAACAAATGATGCTTCGAATGGCGGAGAACAACAAGGGCAGAAACATGCTCTTCCAGCAACTTTATCGAGGAGAAATAGTGCACTTCAGCGTCATGGAGAAAGCATGCGTATTGATGACAGTGAGGTGGATGGCGATCGCTTCAGTTTTTCTCATGATAGTTTAGATGACACAACAAACCCTACCACTGCTGATACTGCAGAAGATTACAAAAATAAAGTTTTTATCAAGGCAAAGGATTGGAAAGTTTGTTCTAAACTTTATGAATCTTTTGAGGAAGTTGTTCTGGCAATATCGCACGACGAGTCCTGTGTTTTACATTGTTCGCTAGATAGAGGAACGGTAGATGAGTCGCCCGATCAGCCTCGAGAACGCGGgcaaataatatattacatGGCAAGGTCTAAACCATTGTAG
- a CDS encoding actin-binding protein LAS17 (similar to Ashbya gossypii AGR285W) has protein sequence MGLLTATDKEKIKRALPKASNKIIDVTVARLYVAYPNPKEWQYTGLSGGIVLVDDIVGNTFFLKLVDIEGHRGVVWDQELWVGFEYTQDRTFFHSFEMEECYAGLLFDDISEAGHFLKRVQRRDKYASKKTLSNKNAIALANKLKEAESSRVIHGPRGEALISDQRRRYSYNMTGVEEEGIPDTKKKAPPPPPPTEPHSKREPNRSSSLKSAASKYPDIPSMVSSTAPIVDPALGPPKPSRQVTHDTCGSSSDSESTYTSAVTSPVISQRQQKYILPPLPTEFFPLQPPQPPEAHSPSPVVPPEHDMEMSAPVRYEAPFLPKPQEEQSAHPPLPAAPRPPLALTQHPQHEGAVPAPPFKALPQRPVNHQEPSSFVSLPNSRVPSGSGRQLPAPPVVRNNAPPPPPARRGPAPALPPRRVGGPDIHQNVTQQSKHRVANTSAPPPPPRRGPAPPPPPRAPRSAAAPSNPNQNAPTIRFRMNEPPQQASYIPPHQFTPHPSEPPKAALTPTAFRQTPAPTTSQPPPPPPPPPMISQDNIPVAPPPPSIQVNSSQGKLPNPSSTVVGIAETTGNQGRDALLASIRGAGGVHALRKVDKSQLDKPSVLLQEARGKSPATGINASNSLTPTTTGGTGSLADALAAALNQRKNKVAQSQDDYDNGDDW, from the coding sequence ATGGGTTTATTGACAGCCACAGACAAGGAGAAGATTAAAAGGGCCTTGCCAAAGGCCTCAAACAAGATTATCGACGTGACAGTCGCAAGATTATATGTGGCGTATCCAAATCCCAAGGAATGGCAATATACAGGGTTATCGGGAGGGATAGTacttgttgatgatattgttggtaacactttctttttgaaattggTTGATATCGAAGGTCATCGAGGGGTTGTGTGGGACCAAGAATTATGGGTTGGTTTTGAATATACGCAAGATCGTACCTTTTTCCATAGTTTTGAGATGGAAGAATGCTATGCGGGCTTGCTGTTCGATGATATAAGTGAGGCGGGTCATTTCTTGAAGAGAGTTCAAAGACGTGACAAGTATGCTTCTAAGAAAACTCTATCGAACAAAAATGCCATTGCATTGGCTAATAAGCTAAAAGAAGCGGAAAGTTCACGTGTGATCCATGGTCCAAGAGGTGAGGCGTTAATAAGTGATCAACGCAGAAGATATAGTTATAATATGACAGGtgtagaagaagaaggtattCCTgatacaaagaagaaggcgCCACCGCCACCTCCCCCAACCGAGCCGCATTCTAAACGGGAACCAAATAGGAGTTCATCATTGAAATCTGCAGCTTCTAAATATCCAGATATCCCCTCGATGGTTTCATCAACAGCCCCTATAGTAGATCCAGCTCTAGGACCACCTAAACCTTCAAGACAGGTCACACATGATACATGTGGATCTAGCTCAGACTCAGAATCTACATACACATCGGCGGTCACATCTCCTGTGATATCACAACGTCAACAGAAGTATATTCTTCCTCCCTTACCTACGGAGTTTTTCCCATTGCAGCCACCACAACCACCAGAAGCTCATAGCCCAAGTCCAGTTGTTCCCCCAGAGCATGATATGGAAATGTCAGCACCCGTGCGATATGAAGCCCCATTTTTACCAAAACCTCAGGAAGAACAGTCAGCACATCCACCTTTGCCTGCGGCCCCACGTCCTCCACTGGCTCTAACTCAACATCCACAACATGAAGGCGCTGTCCCAGCACCACCTTTTAAAGCACTTCCACAACGACCAGTAAATCATCAAGAGCCATCTTCGTTTGTTTCACTACCGAACAGCAGAGTGCCTAGTGGTTCAGGAAGGCAATTGCCAGCACCTCCTGTAGTTAGAAACAATGcccctcctcctccacctGCAAGACGAGGACCTGCACCTGCGCTACCCCCTAGGAGGGTAGGCGGACCTGACATTCATCAAAATGTCACCCAACAGTCTAAACATCGGGTAGCTAATACAAGTGCCCCCCCACCCCCTCCAAGGAGAGGACCTGCCCCCCCACCCCCACCAAGAGCCCCGAGGTCAGCGGCTGCACCTTCAAATCCTAACCAAAATGCTCCCACTATTAGATTTCGAATGAATGAGCCACCACAACAGGCTTCGTACATACCACCACACCAATTCACTCCACATCCATCAGAACCACCAAAGGCAGCCCTCACGCCTACCGCATTTCGGCAGACACCAGCACCGACTACATCCCAGCCACCTCCCCCTCCCCCCCCTCCTCCAATGATTTCACAGGATAATATCCCTGTTGCTCCACCACCTCCTTCCATTCAGGTTAATTCATCCCAAGGAAAGTTACCAAATCCTTCCAGTACTGTCGTTGGTATTGCCGAAACTACTGGCAATCAAGGTAGAGATGCGTTATTAGCGTCCATCCGTGGAGCGGGCGGTGTTCACGCATTACGGAAGGTCGATAAGTCCCAGTTAGATAAGCCATCGGTATTGTTGCAAGAGGCCCGAGGTAAATCTCCAGCCACAGGTATAAATGCTTCAAACTCACTTACACCAACTACTACAGGTGGAACTGGGTCTCTTGCGGATGCACTTGCAGCTGCCTTaaatcaaagaaagaataaGGTTGCACAAAGCCAAGATGATTACGATAATGGTGATGACTGGTAA
- the SER1 gene encoding O-phospho-L-serine:2-oxoglutarate transaminase (similar to Ashbya gossypii AGR288W), whose amino-acid sequence MDRANPNHFGAGPAQLPTAVLQQAAKELINYEGLGLGIGEISHRSKEAGQVIEDAKKHLGELLKIPDTHEVFFMQGGGTTGFSSIASNMAAASVGRSGQVKVGAYVVTGSWSAKAAQEAERLGVPTEVVVDTKKMTGKYGSIPATSEWVGKIDVRKHSYVYLCENETVHGVEWPEVPQELVRTGVPVVADLSSDILSRRINVDQYDVIMAGAQKNIGLAGLTLYVVRKIFLENIKKVPEAELLDQGLPVTPIANHFPTVVANNSAYNTIPIFTLRIMDLVFVHLLKRGGLDVQQRENEEKARVIYGALDQFSDFYNVPVDIPARSKMNVVFTIKKQGLDDEFLKQAKELGLTGLKGHRSVGGFRASLYNAVELRSVRLLADFVTKFAKDHA is encoded by the coding sequence ATGGATAGAGCGAACCCTAACCACTTTGGCGCAGGGCCTGCACAGTTACCGACGGCTGTTCTACAGCAAGCTGCTAAGGAACTGATAAATTACGAGGGTCTTGGACTTGGAATTGGTGAGATTTCCCATCGGTCGAAAGAAGCCGGTCAAGTGATCGAGGATGCTAAGAAACATTTAGGagagttgttgaagattcCGGATACTCACGAGGTATTTTTCATGCAGGGCGGAGGTACGACGGGATTTTCGTCAATTGCGTCGAATATGGCAGCTGCTAGTGTTGGAAGATCAGGTCAGGTGAAGGTTGGTGCATATGTTGTAACGGGGTCATGGTCTGCGAAGGCTGCACAAGAGGCAGAGCGGCTTGGGGTGCCTACCGAGGTAGTTGTGGAtacaaagaagatgacCGGGAAGTATGGGTCGATTCCCGCGACGTCTGAATGGGTTGGGAAGATTGATGTCCGGAAGCATTCGTATGTGTATTTGTGTGAGAACGAGACAGTGCATGGGGTTGAATGGCCTGAGGTGCCACAGGAGCTTGTGAGAACTGGGGTTCCGGTGGTGGCAGACTTGTCTTCGGATATCTTGTCTCGGAGAATTAACGTTGATCAGTATGATGTGATCATGGCAGGTGCCCAAAAGAACATTGGTTTAGCAGGGTTGACTTTGTATGTGGTACGTAAGATCTTCTTAGAAAACATAAAGAAGGTACCCGAGGCGGAATTACTAGATCAGGGTCTGCCTGTTACACCAATTGCGAACCATTTCCCAACAGTGGTGGCTAACAACTCCGCGTACAATACCATTCCGATCTTTACATTACGTATCATGGATCTAGTATTTGTGCATTTGCTGAAGAGGGGTGGACTCGATGTGCAGCAACGTGAGAATGAGGAAAAGGCTCGTGTGATTTATGGTGCTTTAGACCAGTTCTCAGACTTTTACAATGTGCCTGTGGATATTCCCGCTAGATCCAAAATGAATGTTGTGTTTACCATTAAGAAGCAAGGACTCGATGACGAATTTTTAAAGCAAGCCAAGGAGCTAGGTCTAACAGGGCTCAAGGGTCATCGGTCTGTAGGTGGGTTTAGAGCTTCACTTTATAATGCCGTGGAGCTTCGTAGTGTACGTCTTTTGGCTGACTTTGTTACTAAGTTTGCTAAGGATCATGCCTGA